In one window of Arachis ipaensis cultivar K30076 chromosome B06, Araip1.1, whole genome shotgun sequence DNA:
- the LOC107648171 gene encoding uncharacterized protein LOC107648171, which produces MASVCIANCINDARVPMRATYVNLYKWPESDAEFVRSVSSNGRKGAAASSSSSSSSSSSSSSQVRHGHPRVVDSISCRQIYLRSYKFSREEDNQEESSQKCFGKKANATKKKKKQKKELYKDECDEKRKKCLVWKKAKDISCSALFKIFQRCLSCSASVDVMDAKS; this is translated from the coding sequence atggcatCGGTTTGCATAGCGAACTGCATCAACGACGCGCGTGTTCCGATGAGAGCAACCTATGTCAACCTCTACAAGTGGCCGGAATCGGATGCAGAGTTTGTGAGATCAGTGAGCAGCAATGGAAGAAAGggtgctgctgcttcttcttcttcttcttcttcttcttcttcttcttcttcctcgcaAGTGCGACACGGACACCCGAGGGTGGTGGACAGCATCTCATGCAGGCAGATATACCTGAGGAGCTACAAGTTTTCGAGGGAAGAAGACAATCAAGAAGAGAGTTCGCAGAAATGCTTTGGAAAGAAGGCGAAcgcgacgaagaagaagaagaaacagaagaAGGAGTTGTATAAAGATGAGTGTGATGAAAAGAGGAAGAAGTGTTTGGTTTGGAAGAAGGCTAAGGACATTTCTTGCTCTGCTCTGTTTAAGATTTTTCAAAGGTGCTTGTCTTGCTCTGCTAGTGTAGATGTTATGGATGCAAAATCTTGA